From one Triticum urartu cultivar G1812 chromosome 3, Tu2.1, whole genome shotgun sequence genomic stretch:
- the LOC125542214 gene encoding uncharacterized protein LOC125542214 → MSPGSEIDIWILLPRTRVSSAAAPPSLCCRPAVPVLGLRSPNTDEIDRIRRISRNTQPLLLIGHAGSTDELLVDIHPTAPPKTVRQPPRQRAAPTCHTNGRVAKLQRVPRRTRHRLCQSPKRPWSWHGGGSAVCGSSVPSSTSSTAEIELYKELEPSTRLLILKAICDIRVEIVRKLISLCREAIQGHEASEQVCAATCYCTNSLDRAPRPARQGMPPAGGHLDVRVGDGPASLPLQPRQSSASAETCSRRCWLSNLQCNPSLCRCLNHFVLLHNPQNIAAAAIYPLISWSDPNLGKPATCASNRVRSFSFLTNAPQFERLEHFIHPSYFLSILMIIFSSL, encoded by the exons ATGAGCCCGGGCTCAGAAATTGATATTTGGAT ATTGTTGCCCCGCACGAGGGTTTCTTCGGCGGCCGCGCCCCCATCCCTCTGCTGCCGCCCTGCGGTGCCTGTCCTCGGTCTGCGGTCGCCAAATACGGACGAGATCGACAGGATCCGCCGCATCTCGCGCAACACCCAGCCGCTGCTGCTCATCGGCCATGCAGGGAGCACGGACGAGCTGCTCGTCGACATCCATCCCACAGCACCGCCGAAGACGGTGCGCCAGCCTCCTCGACAGCGCGCGGCTCCTACTTGCCACACG AACGGCCGCGTCGCCAAGCTGCAGCGGGTGCCGCGGCGGACGAGGCACCGCTTGTGTCAGAGCCCGAAGCGCCCGTGGAGCTGGCACGGTGGTGGCTCTGCTGTATGTGGGAGCTCGGTTCCGTCCTCAACTTCCTCCAC AGCTGAAATTGAATTGTACAAGGAGCTTGAACCATCGACTCGCTTACTGATCTTGAAAGCAATATGCGACATACGTGTCGAG ATTGTTAGAAAGCTTATTTCACTATGCCGAGAAGCAATACAGGGGCATGAAGCAAGCGAGCAGGTGTGTGCAGCGACCTGCTACTGCACTAATAGCCTTGACAGAGCACCGAGGCCGGCTCGACAGGGCATGCCGCCTGCCGGTGGACACCTGGATGTGCGCGTCGGAGATGGACCCGCTTCATTGCCTCTGCAGCCTAGACAGAGCTCCGCCAGTGCTG AGACGTGCTCCCGTCGTTGTTGGCTGTCGAATTTGCAATGCAATCCATCCCTATGTCGATGTCTTAACCACTTCGTACTTCTGCACAATCCGCAGAACATAGCAGCTGCCGCAATTTACCCATTGATTTCTTGGAGTGATCCAAACCTAGGAAAGCCTGCTACTTGTGCAAGCAACAGGGTAAGAAGTTTCAGTTTTCTTACTAATGCACCTCAATTTGAAAGGTTAGAACATTTTATTCACCCGTCCTATTTTTTATCTATACTGATGATCATTTTTTCATCTCTGTGA